Sequence from the Gemmatimonadaceae bacterium genome:
CGGCTCGGTGTACAACCGGCACGGTGCGCGCCCGGACTCGGCGGCGATGTCCACGGCGCTCCAGATGCTCGGCGGCAGCGTATCGCTCCTGGTACTTGGCTTCGCGCTCGGCGAGACCGGCGGCATCCACATGGCCTCGATCACGCGCGCGTCGTGGCTCGGCTGGGGTTATCTCGTGACCTTCGGCGCCCTACTCGGCTTCACGGCATACATCTACTTGCTGCGCAACGTGAGCCCGGCGAAGGCGTCGACCTACGCGTACGTGAACCCGGTCGTCGCCGTGATCTTGGGTTGGGCCGTCGCCGGTGAAGTCGTCACGCCACGCACGGTTCTGGCGGCGGCGATCATCCTCGGCGGCGTGGCGATGATCACCATCGCCCGCTCTCGGCGCGTTACGCTTCCCGGCGAATAGCCGCCCGCTGCCGCGCGTCCGTGTGCCGTCTGATGACGCGCACGGCCATCAAGCTCCGGTCGGCGCGGTCGATGATCTGCATCAGCGATTCGCCCGTCTCGCGCGTGGCCCAGCCGAGGGAGAAGGGAACGGGTGCCCGCTCGAGCGCCTCGATGCGCAGGCGGTCGGCGACGAGCTTCGTCGAGTCGGCGTCTTGTCCGCGCAGCAGGACGACGAATTCGTCGCCGCCGATTCGCACCACGCATTCCTCGGCGCGCACGTAGCGCATGAGGAAGCGCGCCATGCGGCGGAGGACTTCGTCGCCTTCCCGGTGTCCCCACTGGTCGTTGTACTGCTTGAACTGGTCGACGTCGACGAAGACGCAGCCGCATTTCGCGGACGGATCGCGTGCGAGCTCGACGTCGACCTCCGCGAGACACCGGCGATTGAGCGCGCCGGTGAGCGCGTCGTGCGTGCTCATCTCTAGCAACGATGCTTCGAGCGCCTTGCGGCCCGTGATGTCGATGAGGATTCCGTGAATGAACGCCTCGTTCGTGTCGGGATCGCGGACGAGGTTGCAGCTGTCGAGAACCGTTCTCGTCTGGCCGTCCGGCCGGCGGATGGCGATCTCGAACTCGCGCACCGAGCCGTCGGTCTCCAGGAGGCGCACCTGCTCGTCGCGCCGCTCGGGCTCGGCGTACAGCGCGACCGCGCCGCCTTTGCCCAGGTCGGCCAATGACTCGACGCCAACGATTTCCAGGAACGCCTGGTTGGCGTCCAGGATCTCGCCGTCGCGCGTGGTGATGTAGATGCCTTCGCGAATGTTCTTGGCGAACTCGCGAAGGCTCTCGGGATCACTCAGGCTGCGAAAGCGCGTCGATCCCAACAAGGGCGGCGATCCTAATTGACTCATTCACACTGATCCCGGCCGCTGAAGGGCACCGCAACGGCCGCGAGGCGGGAACAACCTTTCCAACACGGACGATTCGCGCGCGGAAGGGGCAATTACATCCGACGGTCGTCCGGCTGAGCCCGATTCAATCTATCAGCCGAGCCGGCAGAATGCCCCGGTCGCCGAACTTGGCCCGAACGCGATCCACCGTCCGCGCGAGAACCCGGTCCCGGCTCGTTTCCGCGACCCGCTCGTCCGCAAGCTCGAAGAGGGTCATCTGGTCGGCCGTCGAATCCATGGCGAGCGACGACAGCGACACACCAAGCAGCCGGGCCGGCACGCGCCGCTTCTCGCGCAGTTTGCCCAGGAGCTGCCGGCCAACCTCGAGGATCACGCGGTCGGAGATGACAGGCGCGTCGAGCGTGCGGCTGGCGGAGCGCGTCTTGAAGTCGAAATCGCGGATCTTGATGGTGACCGTTCGCGCGGTCAGGCCATCGGACCGGAGGTCGGAGGCCGCGCGTGTCGTCAGCGCGAGCAGTTCGCGCGCGAGCTCGTCGTCGCTCGCGATGTCGGCGGCAAACGTCTCGTCGCGGCTGATGCTCTTCGCGTCGCCATGCGATTCCACCTCGCGCGCGTCCACGCCGCGCACCCGCGCGTAGAGCCATTCGGCTTCGCGCTGGCTGAGCCACTGCGCGAGCGTGGGAACGTCGTACGCGAGCACGTCGGTCACGCGCCGCATGCCGAGCTTCGCGAGGCGTTCCTGGAAGCGTGGGCCGACGAGAGGAATGTCGGCCAGGTCGAACGTGTTCAGAAAATCTTGTTCGGTTCCGGGCTCGACGACGTGAACGCCGGTCGCCGCGGTGCCGGGCTTCGGTTTCGCGCGCTCTACGGCGAGCTTCGCGACGAGCTTGGACGTTCCGCCGCCGATCGACACGGACAACGTCGTGGCCTCGGTCACGGCCTCGCGGATGCGGCGAGCCGTCGCCGCGAGCGGCTCGTGACCGTACACGCCTTCGGTGCCGCCCATGTCGAGATACCACTCGTCGATGCTCGCGCCCTCGACGACGGGCGAGAACTTCTCGAGCACGCCGCGGATCTCCCGGCTCTTTTCTGAGCAGACGCGCCGGGGAATCGGCACGCACATCGCTTGGGGACACAATCGCAGCGCCCGAGCGATCGGCATCGCGGATCGAACGCCGAACCTTCTCGCCTCGTACGACGCCGAGCAGACGACGCCGCGGCTCTCGCGCGTGCCGCCGACGATGAGATACCTCGCCTTCCCAGCGCCTTCCGGATCGACCAGGCGCGCCACGGCACAGTAGAACGCGTCGGCGTCGGCGAGCAGGATGCGGCGCGACGGCGTCCCCGTCATCGGACGTGCAGATCCTGGACGAAGCGCGAGCCTTCCTCGTAGCGCGTGACACCGAGCGTTCGCGCCATGATCTCGCCGACGACGCCCGCGACATGGTCGCGGTACTCGTCGGCGGCCATGCCGTCCGTCGGCTCCGTATTCTCCATGATGAAGTCGATCACGTCGCCGGGCGTCTGAAGCACCTCGCCGTCCGAATCACCGGCCACGCCGAATTCCTCTTCGATGGCCGCAAAGAATTCTTTGAGGGCCCAACTCATGTGATCGGCGGCCGGTAGATGAGCAGCATGTTCAGTGAATGTCGTCGGCGTCGGAACGACGAGCAACATCATCGTGACGTTCGGTTCCTTACCCCTTTCGCCCACGCCTGTATATTGCGTTCCACATGACTTCGACGAGGAAGCCACCGGCGCGCAGTCTGTTGGACGTCGACGCGACGGCCCTCCCACCGGGGAGCGCGGCCGATGCGCCGCACGGATCGCGGCCCGAGCAGGTGTATGTCCGGCTGCGCGACCTGATCGTCCAGGGCTTGCTCGCGCCCGGCAGCCGGATCGTCGAGACCGAGATCGCCACACGCCTGGGCGTAAGCAGGACGCCGGTTCGCGAGGCGCTTCAACGATTGCAGCAGGAAGGCTACGTCATGGGCTCGCCGGGGGCCCAGCAGTCCCGGCTCACCGTCGCTCCGTTGACGCGCGACGACGTTTATGAATTGCTAAACATCGTCGGCGCGCTGGAAGGGATCGGCGCGCGGGGCGTCGCCTCGCTGCCGAATCCAGACCGGCGCGCGCTGGTGCGCGACCTCAGGGGCCTCAACGCCGAGTTTCAGCGCGCGGGCAAAGCCACGCCGATCGATCACGGCAGTCTCTACGACGCCGACCAGCGGCTTCATCGCCGCATCGTCGAGGCGTGCGCCGGCCCCCGGCTGCTCGCGCTGCACGACGCGGTCAAGCCGCAGGCCGAACGCTACATCCGCATGTACATCAGTATGCTCACCGGCGACATCCGTACGTCGGTGTACGAGCACGACATCATCATCGCCGCAATCGACGAAGGGCGTGCCGACGACGCCGAGCTCGCCGTACAGGTGAATTGGCGCCACGCCGCCGACCGCTTGAGCAAAGTGATCGCGGTCGCCGGCGAGCGCGGCTCCTGGTAGCTCGCTCGCGTCAGCCGGCTTCGAGCTCTTCCAACAATCGTCGGTAGCTGTCGTAGCGCGCCTCGGACACCGTCCCGGCGTCGACTGCCGCGCGCACGGCACACTCGGGCTCGGCCAAGTGCCGGCAGTCGGCGTAGCGACAATCCGGGCTCAGCGCGCGCATCTCGGGAAAACACCGGTCGAGATGCTCGGGTGGAAGCGCCCACAAACCGACTTCGCGCAGACCTGGCGTGTCGATCACGTAGCCCGCGCCGCCCGCCGTGCCGTCGCCGGGCAGGGGAAGCATCAGCGCGCCGACCGTCGTGTGGCGACCCTTGTTCACCGACTCGCTGATCGCGCCCACGCGCAGACCGGCTCCGGGAAAGATCGCGTTCAGCAGCGACGACTTCCCCACGCCCGACGGCCCGGTGATCACGGAGCGGCAATCGTTGAAGCTTGCCTTCAGATCCGCGAGTCCGGCGCCGGTCTTTACGCTCGTATAGTGCACCGGATATCCGGCGGTTTCGTACGCGCGGAAGCGCTGGCGCGCCTCCTCGGAGTCGGCGAGATCGATCTTGTTGACGATCACGCGAGCGCGGAGATCGTTTCCTTCGGCAATGACGAGGAAACGGTCCAGCATGCGCAGGTGCGGCTCGGGCTTCGCCATCGCGAACATGATCACGACCTGATCGACGTTCGCGGCGACGATGCGCTCGCCCTGCCCTCCGCCCGGAGCGCGCCGGGCCAGCGCGGACTTCCGGGGCAGGATTTCGGCGATCGCCCACTCGCTGCCGCGGGCCGAACGCTCGAGCATCACGTCGTCGCCGACGGCGAGCTTGAGCGACTCGGCGGCCGATTGGACGGTGTCGCGCCGGAGCGACCCGTCACGGCGCCGACCGGCGTCGGATTTTTTCAGCCGGCCGCGCAGCGAGGCATCGATCGTTTCCCCGGCGTCGGTTCGCACGCGCCACACGCCGCCTGTCCCCTCGAGGACGACCCCGTGTGCCGGCGGTCGATGGGCGACGGTCATTATGGGCTCTCGTCTCCGCCTTCGTCGCGCATCGCGTCCCACCATCGGCGCGACGGCTCGGCACCGCGGCGCTCGGCGATCAGCCGGTCGAGCAGCTTCTTTACTTCGTCGAGCGGCGTCCGTCCGAGTGCATCGCGTGCCTGCTGCTCGCTCGGGCCCGTCGCGAGATAATCACTTTCGACGTGGCCTTCGGGAGTTTGCGCGCCGATTCTCGCCCACTTGATGAAGAGGAAGAACGCGCGCCAGTCGCCGCCGGCGGGTTCGGCCATGATCTCCACGCTGTAGGAGAATCCGTCGTTTCCCTCGAACGCCGCGGGACGGTCGTGGACTGCCGCGTATCCACCGATCGTGGATTCGTCGCCCTTGCTGTGGTCGGGTGGCCGATACCGCGCGTGCGACATCATCGCTTCCGTCCGCGCCCTCCGAACGCCTCGCGAATCACGTTGCCCGTGATGAACGCCACGTTCGCGGGCCGCTCGGCGAGGCGGCGCATGAGGTACGGATACCACTGCGTGCCGAACGGCACGTAGACGCGCATCCGAAATCCCTCGCGCACCAGCTGCTCCTGCAGATCGCGTCGGACGCCGTACAACATCTGAAACTCGAATCGCGACCGGTCGATCTCTTGGTCGGCGACGTAACGCTTCGCCTCGTCGATGATCTTCGGGTCGTGCGTGGCGATGCCCGGATAGTTGCCGCCGCCCAGCAGCAGGCGCATGCAGCGGACGTAGTTCGCGTCGACTTCTTTCTTCTCGGGAAACGCCACCGCCGCCGGCTCCTTGTACGCGCCCTTGCACAGGCGCACCCGGCAACCGAGCTGCAGGGCGCGTTCCACGTCGGAGCGCGTCCGGTATAGATAGCTCTGGAGCACGATTCCGACGTGATCCTTGTAGGCCGGGTACAGGCGGTTCTCGAACAGATTCAGAGTCCGCTCGGTGTACGCGCTCCCTTCCATGTCCAGGCGCACGAACGTCGAGAGCCGGCGGGCACGCTCGAGCACGTCGTGCATGACCGAGACGCACAGCTCCTCGGAGATGTCGAGTCCCATCGCCGTGAGCTTGAGCGACACGTTCGCCTCGAGCTTCTCCTGGTGGATTCGGTCGAGGATCGCGAGATACTGCGCGCCGGCAGCCCGCGCCTCCCGCTCGTTGGTCACGCTCTCGCCGAGCAGGTCGAGTGAGGCGGAGATGCCCTTCGCGTTGAGCGCGGCGACGGCGGCGACGGCCTCGTCGAGCGTCTCTCCCGCAACGAACCGCTTCGCAAATCGTTTTGCCAGCCGGTTGTTGCGAACGAAGCGGAAGATCCGCGGCCGGCTGGAGAGGTACAACAGGGTGGAACGGAGCATCAGTTGCGCGACGGGTGCGACTTGAGCGTCACCGGCTTCGTGATGCGCGAGATCGGAAAGTCGGCGTGCGCCGCCAGAATGCCGTCGAGGAACGACCACTGCGCGAGTCCGTCTTCCGACTCCGGCTCGAGCAAATAGAACGCGGCCAGCCCTCGCGGCTGCCCAGCGCGAACGATGTAGCTCTTGGCGGCGAGCGTGCGCGAGCCGGGCTCGCCCCAGCGGCCCGCCACGTCCTTCATCATTCGCGAAGTCTCCGACCGGCCGCGGTCGATCACGCTGTCGACGGCGAACGTTTGCACGGTCGCCGACGCCGGCGCGCTGAGCTGCTCGACGGAGATTCCATGGATCGCGAGAATCGGCAGCAGCGCGGCGCCCGTCGCCGAATCGAACGCATAGGCGAACGGCAGCGTCGACGTCAAAGTCGGCGAAAAAGTCGCCATCACCGGCATTCGCACCAGCTTCACGATGCCGAGGCGCTGGCGGTTGCCGAGCCCCGCTTCGCGCTTGGTCGAATCGGTGAGCGGTACGACCTCTTCGACGCGGACGTCTTCCATGCGCGTCGTATCCATTCGCGATTTGAGCGACAGCGGCGGGGAGCTTCCCGGGTGTGCCGCCCACGACGCGACTCTCGCGTCGCCCGCCGGCCCGAGCGCCCGGATCTCGCGGCTATGCTCGGCAACCCACGAGAGAATCTCGCTGACGAAGTCGTACGTGGAGGCGACCCGCCGCGCGAACGGATCGTGCGAAAAGGCTTCGCTCAGGATCGCCACTCGATTTCGCAAACCGTAATAGTTCGTTCCGTATCGGGCGAGCGATTCGTAGGTCGAGAACGCCCAGCCTTTGGACGGAATCGAGTCGACGATCATTTGCTCGAGGCCAGGACCTCGACCGCCGAATCCTCCGCCGCCCGCGCCGCGACCCGCCGATCGGCCGGCGCTGTCGGGCGGTGCGCCTCGGCGACCTGCGCCGGCGCCTCCACGAGGACCGCGCACGACATCGGTGCGGCTGAAATCGCCATAGTCCTGCACGTAGAAGCCGTCGCGATCGAGCATCCGCTTACGAATCTCCGCCATCATGTTGGCGGAATACCCGAGCACGTTGACCGCGGTCGGCGTGAGCGGCGGCGCGTACGTCAGCGCATACCCATGGATGCTGCCGTCCGTCGTGTGGAGATCCATGAACAGATCCGGATTCCACTCGTTCAGCATCGCGAACGCCCCTTTCGTTTCAGGCGCGTCGGCACCGATGTAGTCGCGATTGAGGTTCCAACCCGACGCGTTTTGCCGAGTGCCGACGAGCTCCGGTCCGTTCTGGGCGCCGCGGTTGCGCGCTTGAGGGCCCCACTTCTCGTTGCCGTCGGCGTTGTAGATCGGTTGCACGATGAGCACGATCGAATCGAGCACGTTCTTGTGCTTGTCGAACACGAGATCGCGCAGCAGCGACTGCATCGCCTCTTTGCCTTCGACCTCGCCCGCGTGGATGTTCGCCTGGATGTACGCGATCGGGCGCCCGAGTCGTCGCGCGGCCGCCGGTGTCGCGACGAGAGGCCGCGAGGCGATCACGTACGGCAGCTCGCGCCCTTCGATCGTCTTGCCGATCGAGCCAGTGGCGATCTTCGCACCGAGCGCCTTGAGTGAATCGATGAAGACGATGACGTCGTCGTAGTGCGACGTCTCGGTGAACTTCGTCCGTTCGGCGCGCGTGAGCGGGCGCTTCCCGGCGAAGCTCTCGAGCGTGTACTTGCTCTTGCTCGGAATGCTGTAGTTGTCGACTTGCTGAGCGGCGCAGGGCCAGGCGGAGAAGACGAGTACAGCCCCAATCGACGCGGCACGACGCATGTACGAAACCCCGGCGGGTTGGACGGGGAATTGTACCCGATCGAGTCGCCGCGACGCTACTCTGACGACTCGGACGGCTTGCCTGTGCTGGCGCCGCGCTGGAGGAGGCCGCGCGCGCGCGTCTGCGCGGCGACGGTCGGGTCGGCGCCTCGATCGATGTCAGCGCGAACGTTGCGCTGAAAGAGCGCGAATTCCCCGTCCTTGACGCCCGATTTTTCGAGCTGGATGACGAGATTCGTCGCCGTCGCCACCTCGATCCGTAGTCCAATCAGATCGGTGATCACGGCGAGCGGCATGGTGACGGGGCGCTTTCCGTTGGCCGCCTTGACGCGCGCGAGATCGCGATCGGATACGCCCGCCTCGAACGCCGTCGACGCGGCCTTGATCTCGTCACTGCTGGCGCTCGTTCCGAGTACGGCACGCGCCGACGTCATGCGCACGCTCAACTGCTTCACGGCGGTCACGATCTTTGGCCCGTCAGATCCCTTCGCCGCGCCCTCGAGCGCCTTGTCGACGAGCGGCGCGGTGGGAAGCTTGGCGGCGCGCGCCGAATCCACGATCGCGTTCACCGCGACGTACGTGGGCTTGTCCAGCCTCGCCACGAGCCTCGGATCGGCACCCGCGCTCTGCGCCGTGAGGGCTCGCGCGACGAGCGAGAGCACCGTCACGGTGCGCAGAAACTTCGTCATTCTTGCGGTACGACGATCGCCGAGTTTGGGACGCCGTAGTCGTTGTCCACGACGCGCGGAGCCGTTGGATCGGCGACCCAGACGCTGTCATCGACGACGAACGAGTAGCGATGGTGGCCGACCGGAACCGGCGCGGTCACCGACCAGACGCCGCCGCCGCGATGCTGCGCCTGATATCCGGCATGCTGCGCGTCCCAGCCGTTGAAGTCGCCAACGACGGCGACCTTCTTCGCGTCGGGGGCGACGAGCACGAACTGCACGCGCTGCGGCGCCGGCTTCGTTTGCGCCGGGAAGAGCGCGCTGGCGATCGGCTTGGCCGCGCGATCGACGTCCACCGCGAAATGCATCGCGCCGAGCACGGCGAACAGCGCGACGGAAGCGGCGAGCAACCCCCACGTCAGCGGCATCACGGTCACGGTGCGCGGCGTCGTGAGCCGCGCCCACAGCTTGAGCCGCTCGTGACCCGGCAGGCGGCGCACCGCCGCCATCACCCGGGCGTCGAACGAGGCGCTCAGGCGCACGGGCGCGCGCAACGCCCGCGCGATCTGGCTCATCCTCACATCGTCATCAGACACTGTGCACCTCACTCAGCAGCTCGCGCAGGCGTTCGCAGGCGCGCATTACCCGCATCTTGAGCGCCGAAACCCCGACGCCTGTGAGCTGCGACATCTCGTCGTAGCCCAGCTCCTCTACATACTTCAACAGGAAGGCTTCGCGTTGGTCGGGCCGCAACTGCTGCAAAGCGCGATCGATTTCTTCGCGCCACGCGGTCCGCTCGGCCGGATGATCCTCCGCTGCACCGAGCAGCGCCGTTTCGTCCGCCACGAACGTCCGCGCCCGTCGCCCCCGTCGCGCCCCGACGGTCCGGCACCGGTTGACCAGGATGCGGAACAACCAGGCCCCGAATCGTTCGGGATCCTCGCACTGCGGCAACGATCGGTACGCCCGCGTGAACGCGTCCTGCAGTGCCTCTTCCGCGTCCTCGCGGTTGCCGAGCATGTGAAACGCGTAACGGGCGTACCGGTCGCGATACCGCTCGACCAGTGTCCCGAACGCCTCCACATCGCCGCGCAACACGTGGGATACGACGACTGCGTCCGAGCTAGCTTCCACGTCGAATGACCTGCGGTGGTCGGAGAGGGTCACAATTGGTGTACGTCAGTTTGAATCAACCACTTGCGATCGGCGGTAGAACAAAGAAATCCCAGCGTCACCTCAATTCTACCGTGGGCCGGCGTAAAAGCTCCGCCCCCCGGCTGCCATGTCGACGAGAAGTCGTGCGGGGTCGAATCGCTTGGGGAAGCGGATGTTGAGATCCTCTAACCGTTCTACGATCCGGCTCACGCCTGTGCTGTCCATGTAACGGAACGGTCCGCCACGGAATGGCGGGAACCCGACCCCGAAAACCGCCCCGATGTCGCCGTCGCGCGGCGACCGAAGGATTCCCTCCTCCAGACATCGCGCGGCCTCGTTCAACATCGCCAACACACACCGGTCGGCGATCTCGGCCTTGTCGATGGGCCGGCGCTCGCCGCCGATGACCGAGTACACGCTCTCGTCCACGGGGCCCTTTTCACCGCCGGCGCCGTATCGATAGAAGCCGCTCGATCCTTTTCGCCCGGTTCGCCCGGCGACGACGACGCGCCGCATCGATTCCGGTGGCGTCATGCGTTGTCCGAACGCCTCCGACAGTACGGACGCGACGCGGCCGCCCACGTCGATGCCGACCTCGTCGAGGAGCGTGATGGGCCCGACCGGGAACCCAAAATCGACGAGCGCCTGGTCGATCGCTTCGACCGACGCGCCCTCGTCGAGCAACCGACCCGCCTCGCTCATGTACGCCGACAAGGTTCGCGTCGTATAGAAGCCGGGGCCGTCGTTCACGACGATCACGGTCTTGCCGAGCCGCTTGCCGTAGGCGACCGCGGTAACGGTCGCTTGTCGCGACGTCGCCGGCGTCACGACGATCTCGAGCAGCGGCATGCGGTGGACTGGCGAGAAGAAGTGCATGCCGAGCACGCGCTCCGGATGACGCGCCGCCTCGGCGATGCGCGAGATCGGTATGGTGCTCGTATTCGACGCATAGACCGCGGCCGCGTCGAGCACCGGTTCCACCTCGGCGAGCACTTGGTGTTTGAGACCGAGGTCCTCGAATACCGCCTCGATCACCAGATCCACGGCCTCGAATCCCGAGTAGTCCGTCGTCGCGCCGACGAGACTCATCGCGTCGTCGAGTTGCTGCGGCGTGATCTGCCGGCGCGAAACACGCTCTTGC
This genomic interval carries:
- a CDS encoding sensor domain-containing diguanylate cyclase, which codes for MSQLGSPPLLGSTRFRSLSDPESLREFAKNIREGIYITTRDGEILDANQAFLEIVGVESLADLGKGGAVALYAEPERRDEQVRLLETDGSVREFEIAIRRPDGQTRTVLDSCNLVRDPDTNEAFIHGILIDITGRKALEASLLEMSTHDALTGALNRRCLAEVDVELARDPSAKCGCVFVDVDQFKQYNDQWGHREGDEVLRRMARFLMRYVRAEECVVRIGGDEFVVLLRGQDADSTKLVADRLRIEALERAPVPFSLGWATRETGESLMQIIDRADRSLMAVRVIRRHTDARQRAAIRREA
- a CDS encoding DNA polymerase IV, with protein sequence MTGTPSRRILLADADAFYCAVARLVDPEGAGKARYLIVGGTRESRGVVCSASYEARRFGVRSAMPIARALRLCPQAMCVPIPRRVCSEKSREIRGVLEKFSPVVEGASIDEWYLDMGGTEGVYGHEPLAATARRIREAVTEATTLSVSIGGGTSKLVAKLAVERAKPKPGTAATGVHVVEPGTEQDFLNTFDLADIPLVGPRFQERLAKLGMRRVTDVLAYDVPTLAQWLSQREAEWLYARVRGVDAREVESHGDAKSISRDETFAADIASDDELARELLALTTRAASDLRSDGLTARTVTIKIRDFDFKTRSASRTLDAPVISDRVILEVGRQLLGKLREKRRVPARLLGVSLSSLAMDSTADQMTLFELADERVAETSRDRVLARTVDRVRAKFGDRGILPARLID
- a CDS encoding GntR family transcriptional regulator, whose product is MTSTRKPPARSLLDVDATALPPGSAADAPHGSRPEQVYVRLRDLIVQGLLAPGSRIVETEIATRLGVSRTPVREALQRLQQEGYVMGSPGAQQSRLTVAPLTRDDVYELLNIVGALEGIGARGVASLPNPDRRALVRDLRGLNAEFQRAGKATPIDHGSLYDADQRLHRRIVEACAGPRLLALHDAVKPQAERYIRMYISMLTGDIRTSVYEHDIIIAAIDEGRADDAELAVQVNWRHAADRLSKVIAVAGERGSW
- the rsgA gene encoding ribosome small subunit-dependent GTPase A; this encodes MTVAHRPPAHGVVLEGTGGVWRVRTDAGETIDASLRGRLKKSDAGRRRDGSLRRDTVQSAAESLKLAVGDDVMLERSARGSEWAIAEILPRKSALARRAPGGGQGERIVAANVDQVVIMFAMAKPEPHLRMLDRFLVIAEGNDLRARVIVNKIDLADSEEARQRFRAYETAGYPVHYTSVKTGAGLADLKASFNDCRSVITGPSGVGKSSLLNAIFPGAGLRVGAISESVNKGRHTTVGALMLPLPGDGTAGGAGYVIDTPGLREVGLWALPPEHLDRCFPEMRALSPDCRYADCRHLAEPECAVRAAVDAGTVSEARYDSYRRLLEELEAG
- a CDS encoding proline dehydrogenase family protein, which produces MLRSTLLYLSSRPRIFRFVRNNRLAKRFAKRFVAGETLDEAVAAVAALNAKGISASLDLLGESVTNEREARAAGAQYLAILDRIHQEKLEANVSLKLTAMGLDISEELCVSVMHDVLERARRLSTFVRLDMEGSAYTERTLNLFENRLYPAYKDHVGIVLQSYLYRTRSDVERALQLGCRVRLCKGAYKEPAAVAFPEKKEVDANYVRCMRLLLGGGNYPGIATHDPKIIDEAKRYVADQEIDRSRFEFQMLYGVRRDLQEQLVREGFRMRVYVPFGTQWYPYLMRRLAERPANVAFITGNVIREAFGGRGRKR
- a CDS encoding M14 family zinc carboxypeptidase, with product MRRAASIGAVLVFSAWPCAAQQVDNYSIPSKSKYTLESFAGKRPLTRAERTKFTETSHYDDVIVFIDSLKALGAKIATGSIGKTIEGRELPYVIASRPLVATPAAARRLGRPIAYIQANIHAGEVEGKEAMQSLLRDLVFDKHKNVLDSIVLIVQPIYNADGNEKWGPQARNRGAQNGPELVGTRQNASGWNLNRDYIGADAPETKGAFAMLNEWNPDLFMDLHTTDGSIHGYALTYAPPLTPTAVNVLGYSANMMAEIRKRMLDRDGFYVQDYGDFSRTDVVRGPRGGAGAGRRGAPPDSAGRSAGRGAGGGGFGGRGPGLEQMIVDSIPSKGWAFSTYESLARYGTNYYGLRNRVAILSEAFSHDPFARRVASTYDFVSEILSWVAEHSREIRALGPAGDARVASWAAHPGSSPPLSLKSRMDTTRMEDVRVEEVVPLTDSTKREAGLGNRQRLGIVKLVRMPVMATFSPTLTSTLPFAYAFDSATGAALLPILAIHGISVEQLSAPASATVQTFAVDSVIDRGRSETSRMMKDVAGRWGEPGSRTLAAKSYIVRAGQPRGLAAFYLLEPESEDGLAQWSFLDGILAAHADFPISRITKPVTLKSHPSRN
- a CDS encoding isoamylase early set domain-containing protein, translating into MSQIARALRAPVRLSASFDARVMAAVRRLPGHERLKLWARLTTPRTVTVMPLTWGLLAASVALFAVLGAMHFAVDVDRAAKPIASALFPAQTKPAPQRVQFVLVAPDAKKVAVVGDFNGWDAQHAGYQAQHRGGGVWSVTAPVPVGHHRYSFVVDDSVWVADPTAPRVVDNDYGVPNSAIVVPQE
- a CDS encoding RNA polymerase sigma factor, producing the protein MEASSDAVVVSHVLRGDVEAFGTLVERYRDRYARYAFHMLGNREDAEEALQDAFTRAYRSLPQCEDPERFGAWLFRILVNRCRTVGARRGRRARTFVADETALLGAAEDHPAERTAWREEIDRALQQLRPDQREAFLLKYVEELGYDEMSQLTGVGVSALKMRVMRACERLRELLSEVHSV